The Passer domesticus isolate bPasDom1 chromosome 15, bPasDom1.hap1, whole genome shotgun sequence nucleotide sequence TGtgggcactgggctcctctgggTGCCCTCATTGCTGCTGGGTGTCAGAGTCACTGATGGCcagaggctctgctgcctgctcccagctgggccagggtgGCAGGGCCTCCTTGGACTCTGCATTTGTCCCTCCTTCGTGCTGGGGAGCATCCACAGGCTCCTGGTGTATCCCAGGGGAATATCAGCAAATTCAGAATACCTTCTGTCATTTGACTCTTTCTTAAATAGCACCACTAAATCATACCAAAAGGCTAAATGATACCTTCTTTTGGCCCCAAGTCTGGCTGCTCCCCATATTTATTATGTAACTACATATGCAGTTAATTTGTATAGCTGTATCTgttaatatttgaaatattgtCACCTAGCTTAGTTTTTCCAAAATTGATGTACTTTTATCTAGTTCCTATGTGCATACATTGGGCCATCTAAGAAGActccccaaacaaaacaaaaccccagccTTTAATCTTgccattttccttctctctgcatTGCTGGAAACCATGGTAACAGCTGGGCTAACCTCTCTGCATGGctgcagagggagaggagcTCAGTGCAGGGTCTGCTGGTGATGGAGCACTGCAAAACACCGCCAGGAGGGCAATTCGGGTTCAAAAAGAAGAGTTTGCTGCTCGGTTGGGGGTAACAGAGCAAACTGGgctccagccctgtgctcccctgCAGTGGTTGTGGTCCCTGACTGCACGTCCCTCTCAGCTGTCCCTCCACCTGTGCCTTGCAGATTCCCACAGCCTGGACTCCAGCCGCTACTCCATCGTGGGAGCAGACCTCCGCTCCTCCTCAGATCTGGAGGACAAGCTGAAGAAGCATGGCTTGGATACACAGTGAGATCACAGGGCTTTAGTTGgctttttgtggggtttttttggtttttttttttcagtggggGCTCATGGatgccctgggccaggctgggcagggcttggagctgggacagtgggagctgtccctgccagggcaggggtggcactggctgggctctgtgatccctcccaacccaaaccatcccaggaTTCTGAGATTTCTGAGTTTTAGCTCTGTAATCCTTGTCTGTGGCCTCCTCTCATACCCCTGTTGTTTCCTAAACATTTTGGTGGGGCTGCAGTGGAGTCCTTGGGATGTGAATGCCAAAGCTCCCCTGGGGTTCTCTTGTTCAACACGAGGCTTTGGGGGGGCAGGAGTGGAGTTCTGAGTGGATGATGGACAGACCTTTCAAATGGAAGCAATATAAATAGCAGCGATCTGGCTGGGTGGGAGAGAGCATATGGGGAAGCAGAATGCATCAAATTGCCATTTAATTCTTTACACTTCCATCCTCTGAAATGTTGCCTTGCTTGCCTACATTGCTGCTCCTTGTGGAATTTCTCCTGCTTctagtgacttttttttcccctttcattcCAGCAATTAAAAGCAAACTCAATAATTGTGAAGAAAATCACTTGTGTAGATGtctatttttgttgttttgtggaTGGAGGGGGAAGAGGCAACGTGCAAACTATAGATTACATTTTGTTAGATAATAATATGTGAAGATTGTTTTACAGATACTGAACAAATTTGTCTAATTAAAATTCTTCCTAGAACTTTTTTGaagagaaaacttttttttttctatttgtaaTTAATGCCTGAATTCACTGATCTCCACAAGACTGTGAGCTGTGTGTACAGGGCACAATGGTCCTGCAAAGGGAATTTTAACACACCCCAGTTCCTGCTGTAGAGAGGACTCACAGAATGCACAAGGttctgtgctcagggctggcttTTGGGGAGATTGATCCCTGAAATCTGGTTCACAACCACAGGAGTCTCTGTGGTTCATTAATTCACAGCTGCCACAAAGCCCAGTTGGAGTCAATGTGATGGAGAGATTTCATTCAGTCTTCAGTGTCTAGTTCATAAAAGATGGAGCTCTTTCAGGAAATTGTGCAGACATGAAGTGACTTGCTTGCTCACAGTCCTTAGCAGATTTTTCTTGTTCTTGTGCTGGAAATCATGTTCTGCTCTGGTTCTGTTTTACAGTTTGCCAACGCTGCTGGTGGCCGAGTGTGTGCTGGTTTACATGACCCCCCAGCAGTCTGCAAACCTGCTCAAGTGGGCAGCAAGCACCTTCCCCGTGGCCATGGTTATCAATTATGAGCAGGTAAAACCAAAGGGGCATTTTTAGACCTGCATTGTTGTCATTCAAATTGCTCTCGTAGGTGGCAGTTGCTGAGGAATGAGAGTGGGCCACGTCCTTTTGTAGAAACAGCAGTTTCTGCTGAATTTCTGGAGTAATGTGTTTTAACTTGCAGCTTGCTTAGCTCATTGTAGAGAAAATACAGCTATTCTGAAAGACAATTTCTGAACTATGTTGAAGTAAAATAATTGAGACTTAATCCATACGTGGAGAAAAAACCATAGCATATTGATTTGgctaaagcagagcagaaagaaacGGTGCTGAGTGCTGGCTCTGGCTCTGTAACATTACATAATTACCTCTGTGTTCTCTGGCAAAGTGGAGCAGAAATCACATCAGCACGAACTCTGTTTCTCCCTGTGGAAGTGAAGCACTGCCTCGGGGGAGCTGGGTGGCTGCAGGAATTATGACAGGCTCTCCCAAGCTGTAAATGGCTGCTGGAGGGCTGAGCAgggtgctgggagctgaggcagctgtgctgccagccccgtgtccctgcGGGCAGAGCCACTGTCCCCCTGGCACTGGGCTCTCTGGGCAGTGAGAGCTGCTGTCAGCCGTGCCACTCATGGGCACCCCGTGTgacccaggcagtgccagggctcaggcaggctctgctgtgctgggaagggacCATTTCTGTCCCCTTGTGCCCCCCAGGTGAACATGAGGGACCGCTTTGGGCAGATCATGATCGAGAACCTGCAGCGCCGGCACTGCAACCTGGCTGGGgtggagctctgcagctccctggacTCGCAGGTaggggcacagggctgctctgagctttGCTGACCTGCCTGTGAGTTCTCAGTgtgccctgggggctcagcagggccagggcagggtggggcAGGCACTGAGCCCTTTGCTGGCCACTGGGGTCGGGGCATGCTGTGGTTTGGCAGGGACTGTGGAgcccaccctgtgccaccctgccatggcagggacacttccactgtcccagggggctccaagccctgtccagcctggcctgggcactgccagggatccaggggcagccccagctgctctgggcacctgtgccagagcctcacaccctgccagggaacaattcccagtctcccatccatccctgccctctggcactgggagccattccctgtgtcccttGTAATGTCTCTCTCCATGTTTCTTGTTGGCTCCTTCAGGTCCTGGCAGGCCACAGTTAGGTCAGGCCAGAgcttctctctgctgctgaagGTCAGTGGCTGCACAAacctgggcagagcagccctgcctggccctgcagagaTCAGCAGCACACACTTAGGGAAGAGTTGGGGAGCCCTTCAAAGGACAGGTCAAGCACTGCCCAGTGAGATCCTTcggggcagagctgtgctctggtGCTTCCCCTGGGGGCCTGTGAAAGCTGTGCTTTGCTCTCCAGAGGGAAAGGCTGCTGCTCAGTGGCTGGGAGAACGCCCGTGCCGTGGATATGATGAAGGTGTACAGCTTCCTGCCACAGGCTGACGTCAAAAGGTACCACCCCTGCACCCCAGAGCCATCCTCACGTGCCATTTCCAAGGTCCTTGCCACGCGTGGGATCCCCtggtggagcagagcaggctgcccaggggacacagcactcctgaggctctgcagagcctcCAGGGCAATGCCTGGGCTGGTGGTGCAGAGGGTGAActgccaggagcaggctgggagcagggatggctgctTTGGGTGTGACAGAAGGCATCTCCTGACAGAAATTTGCAGCTGGGAGATGCCACAGAAATGCTGCGTTGAGTTTTTGCAGTCCCCAGAATGTTCCTTGTGAAGATtttggctggggttaaaccacgaGATGTTGAAATCATGAGGGGGAGACTGCTGGGTCTGCAGAACTCAGAGCAGGGACTGAAGGCTGTTAAACACTCACTACCCTGCCTGGATTTTGTTAATGTTCCTGCAGTAAATGCTAAACAGTGGGAAATTTTAAGGAGTAACTTCTTAGGGATATAATGTGAAATGTGAACTGCTGTGAGTCATTCATAGGGGGAATTAGCTGAGCAAGTTACCTTGGTCAAAATCTTCACCTATGGGGGTTTCTCAGAGCCTGGAACTGAACAGGTGAGAGTGGAAATCAGAGGTGGTTTAAATAGGAACAGGGATGTGTGGTGGGACCATATGGCACTGGTGGAGACACAGAGCTCGTGCTTTCTCTGCAGCATTTTTGGCTACCTCGGATCTGTTCAGCTCCTTGCACTTGTTCCACATGCCAGGAAATAGGGTTATGTAAACTCTGTCCTCCAGAATCTCTGAGGCAAAtgctttttcttcagaaaagtcTTTCCCAGCGTGCTCCTCTGCAGCACTTCACACCTGGCAGTGCATTGAGGAACTTCTGCCCCTTggagcctcagcagcagccctggtATTTGTGAGGAGTTACACAGATGAGTCCTGGACAGGAATTCCAGGGATGAGGAGCTGGAAGCAGCCTGGGGGTCACTTGTTCCATGCATTGGCAGGGGTGGGACCAGTGGTGGCATCATGGACAATACCTGTAATTATTCCCTGGAGAGCTAATTGCCTTTCTGGCCATAGTTCTCACTCCCATGGAGTGAAAATTCAGTAAAAACTCTGCTGAGAAACCAGCTCAAATCCCGACCTTTATTTTATTCCTACAGAATAGAAGCCCTTGAATTCCTGGATGAAAAGGAACTGTTTGAGCAGCTCATGCAGCACTACTGCATCTGCTGGGCTTCCAAGGACAGCAGCAACCTGGGTAATGCTCTCCTGCCCCTGGGGGTGATCCTGCCCTGGAGATGtcctggggagggctgggctgggctgggctgttaCCCCaggggtgctcagagccccctgtgccagggctctgctgctcctttgggGCTTTATGGGCCTCCAAGTGGGAAGCCTGTCCAGTACAGGGGAGTTGGAATTTTTCCACCAGAAGATGCCGTATGGGTTCCTTTAAATAACTGCCTGCTTTATCCCATCAGTGCTAATTGAAAGGTTTACAAATCCATGCATGGGAAGTGCCATATGGGCACACGGTATATGAAGGCACAGTGTCCTGacaacacaaaaataaatttgtattACTTATCCCAGCTTCTCTGCACTGTCCCCATTTGCAGCCATCTGACACTGAAGTTTTCCACACTGCTTTCTCCCTGGGGAAAAATATTCCCTCTGAAATGAACTCTTCTACCTGTTCCTTTTGTTCCTAAAATTCTGTCTCTCCTGGACTGGAATTTCTGTGAGAGAGAGACTTGATTTAGGCTTTCTGTAGCATTTGGATGTTGCTGCTGCTCAAGAGATGGTAAAATGAGGGGAGCTGTTGCTTGGCTGAAGCATGGATGGCCACAGCCTGTATTTGTCCAGATTAGAAAGACAACTCTGTTGCAGTCAGTTTGTCTCTACTTCTGGCTGCAATTTCAGGGACTTCAGTCTTTCCAGAAAAACTCTGCCTGCCACTTAAATCATTTCCTCCCCTTCATCCTCTctgccctttccctgctcctgactGAGTATCCAAGAGCAGATTTTATTTATTGACTCTTCCTCAGCAAATGGGAATAGATTTGgtctctgcagcctggctgggcagcacagcctctgACAGAGCTGCTAAAAGGAGATCTTCAAATAAAAACTGGTAAAGGGAGCTCTTCaacaccctgctgctgctgctgtgacagagctgctgccttgtGCTGGTGCTCCTGCATCTCCAGAGTTGTGAGCTGCAGACCCCCTGTTCTACACTGCATTTCCTCAGGCTGAGCAGTGGTGACTGTAACA carries:
- the LCMT1 gene encoding leucine carboxyl methyltransferase 1, whose amino-acid sequence is MAAAAGPDEADEAVRGTCEDASVCKRFAVSVGYWKDPYIQYFVRQAKERKAPEINRGYYARVHGVSHLVKAFLEKTACNCQIVNLGAGMDTLFWRLKDENLLPKKYFEVDFPMIVARKIHNIKSKPPLSKPIMESHSGDSLLIDSHSLDSSRYSIVGADLRSSSDLEDKLKKHGLDTHLPTLLVAECVLVYMTPQQSANLLKWAASTFPVAMVINYEQVNMRDRFGQIMIENLQRRHCNLAGVELCSSLDSQRERLLLSGWENARAVDMMKVYSFLPQADVKRIEALEFLDEKELFEQLMQHYCICWASKDSSNLGLADIDF